In a genomic window of Phaeodactylum tricornutum CCAP 1055/1 chromosome 6, whole genome shotgun sequence:
- a CDS encoding nad-dependent epimerase/dehydratase (Precise function unknown. A member of a family of related epimerases and dehydratases using bound NAD+ as co-factor.) — translation MESVFDDEPDVINDHGSSPGPCCASISKAQHLLGYQPHTSWKEGLAKTREWYQTRSVKHRRISTKDADKTLVAAQIRPTPTRATTRTNLVAAPSDWERIPKVAPHNGTKTVLLTGAAGFIGSHVAEGLLARGDTVILVDEVNDYYDVRIKESNLQLLQETFGSARLRIYRGDLANASFISRVFAREKPEWVCHLAARAGVRPSIQNPYVYLNSNIVGTMRLLELSRIYNIQNFVFASSSSVYGGSQSTLFSEDERVDRPISPYAATKKSCELMAYTYHHLYGLPVTALRFFTVYGPRGRPDMAPFKFVDRVSRGLPLQQFGDGSSSRDYTYISDIVDGVVRAIDRPYDYQILNLGKGSGTKLIEFIKLVQKYTGKNATIQYLPDQAGDVPYTCADVRKAEHFLGYKPKVSFEEGIRLTVEWFSKTYVPQQSVKKETKRSSPKTASKPSKGKAKGKAPANKAPIRNYPANFSGYMMPPGGVMPPEKKKYPLAGGYVVPPGAIDPDTNIGYAFGGSIDGATYKPTEVDSTSIFDFSVVNQQLKTVIQSNAEKIGIVALDMAYVQWLIIGFLVTCRIFLGHRVRICRNTGQSLHRA, via the coding sequence ATGGAGTCTGTGTTTGACGATGAGCCCGACGTGATCAACGACCATGGTTCTTCCCCCGGACCGTGCTGTGCCAGCATTTCCAAGGCACAGCACCTGCTAGGATATCAACCGCACACGTCCTGGAAGGAAGGTTTGGCCAAAACCCGGGAGTGGTACCAAACGCGTTCCGTCAAACACCGTCGCATCTCGACAAAAGACGCGGACAAAACATTGGTGGCTGCTCAAATCCGGCCAACACCCACCCGagcgacaacaagaacaaatTTGGTCGCCGCTCCGAGTGATTGGGAACGCATTCCAAAGGTAGCTCCACACAATGGAACCAAAACGGTGCTCTTGACCGGTGCCGCGGGGTTCATTGGGAGTCACGTAGCCGAAGGGCTCTTGGCCCGAGGCGACACGGTTATTTTGGTGGACGAAGTCAACGACTACTATGACGTGCGCATCAAAGAGTCCAATCTACAGTTGCTGCAGGAAACTTTCGGATCCGCCCGTCTCCGAATTTATCGAGGCGACCTGGCCAACGCATCTTTTATCAGTCGTGTCTTTGCCCGAGAAAAGCCTGAATGGGTCTGTCATTTGGCGGCACGCGCTGGTGTGCGGCCCTCAATACAGAACCCCTATGTTTACCTAAACTCCAATATTGTCGGTACGATGCGATTACTTGAACTGAGTCGGATCTACAATATTCAGAACTTTGTCTTTGCAAGTTCCAGTTCCGTTTACGGAGGGTCGCAATCGACACTgttttcggaagacgaacgCGTTGACCGACCCATATCCCCGTACGCtgcgacgaagaaatcgtgcGAACTCATGGCCTACACGTACCACCATCTCTACGGTCTACCTGTGACGGCGTTACGATTTTTTACCGTCTACGGCCCACGGGGACGTCCCGACATGGCACCGTTCAAATTTGTGGACCGCGTCTCGCGCGGCTTGCCGCTCCAGCAATTTGGCGACGGTAGCAGTAGTCGGGACTATACTTATATTTCGGATATTGTCGATGGAGTCGTGCGCGCCATTGATCGTCCCTACGATTATCAGATTCTCAATCTCGGCAAAGGATCAGGAACGAAGCTTATTGAGTTTATTAAGCTGGTGCAAAAATATACTGGGAAGAATGCCACCATTCAGTATCTACCTGATCAAGCCGGTGACGTGCCTTACACCTGTGCCGATGTGCGCAAAGCAGAGCACTTTCTCGGATACAAGCCAAAGGTTTCTTTTGAGGAAGGTATTCGTCTAACGGTGGAATGGTTCTCGAAAACGTACGTTCCACAACAAAGCGTGAAGAAGGAGACAAAGCGTTCCTCTCCGAAGACGGCTAGTAAGCCGTCAAAAGGGAAAGCGAAGGGCAAGGCTCCGGCAAATAAGGCTCCCATTCGAAATTATCCAGCCAATTTTTCCGGATACATGATGCCACCGGGCGGAGTCATGCCGCCCGAGAAGAAGAAATACCCGCTAGCTGGGGGATACGTTGTGCCGCCAGGTGCGATAGACCCTGATACAAATATTGGTTACGCCTTTGGTGGCTCAATCGACGGCGCAACGTATAAACCCACGGAAGTAGATTCTACCTCAATCTTTGACTTTTCGGTTGTGAACCAGCAACTCAAGACCGTCATCCAAAGTAATGCGGAAAAGATAGGCATCGTGGCTCTCGATATGGCTTACGTGCAGTGGCTTATCATTGGATTTCTTGTTACTTGCCGCATCTTCTTGGGACATCGGGTACGAATTTGTCGGAACACTGGGCAATCTCTGCACCGAGCATGA
- a CDS encoding predicted protein, with protein MNTDHSIQGSLRPSHSQRRMNVQSPRATNQRNLGIGSSSNNEKVDVGAKISVVNTRVKANDSLAVPFPTSSLVDIVHKPHNSETVVECRGGLTDKKPDSQNAYSERQAMTNDEYHAQSSQRSPAAIPAHQSIAGTHTAENSVSKHPGLNHLAPYSAVPAPTPPATPTRPATGLFRPHARGKQFTPDGLRILHAQNGTPTKVCSPRGGFQFKPDERADRCITRASRALYLKQVQEERPMIESSTPQSSQHVFEPPSSQTIDSVSNEMKASALCTGIASSITAEARIEKPASNFDQICPLVNSASSNSVMNKMPGAGILSSDSLVNSSPWCFVSAKSGINSSQNEPKAKPSNPFWSTAPFCGFPNPQEMSRYRITTMADDQFRSGNAAFPIEFGCDRQDLVSTTKAEPSASLEKKGCKRKRQVMSPKKTVSVKTGKSDAVYVRHTNMDVLLGRGGTTNVHVGNQRFLSARDVTRPRYQRMKRTDKALVAQELVDTVHAWGGRFLKKARAQQSDLWVEVDIASARRKASQALREKILEKITITQRKPQQENT; from the coding sequence ATGAATACCGACCACAGCATCCAAGGGTCGTTGCGCCCTTCCCATTCGCAGCGGAGGATGAATGTACAGTCTCCCCGGGCAACGAACCAGCGAAATCTCGGTATTGGTTCCTCCTCAAACAATGAAAAAGTCGACGTTGGCGCGAAAATCTCTGTTGTGAATACTCGCGTCAAAGCCAATGATTCGTTGGCTGTCCCCTTCCCTACTTCTTCTTTGGTCGACATTGTGCATAAGCCACACAATTCCGAGACCGTTGTAGAGTGCCGCGGTGGTCTCACTGATAAAAAACCTGACTCGCAGAATGCCTACAGTGAACGCCAAGCGATGACGAACGATGAATACCACGCCCAATCCAGTCAACGCAGCCCGGCTGCTATTCCAGCACATCAGAGTATCGCGGGTACGCACACAGCTGAAAATTCGGTTTCCAAGCATCCGGGGTTGAATCATCTTGCTCCTTATTCCGCCGTCCCCGCTCCCACTCCTCCGGCAACGCCAACTCGTCCAGCTACGGGCCTGTTCCGTCCGCACGCACGTGGCAAACAGTTCACTCCTGATGGCTTGCGTATCTTACACGCACAAAATGGCACGCCAACGAAAGTATGCAGTCCTCGCGGTGGCTTTCAATTCAAGCCCGATGAGCGCGCGGATCGTTGCATTACGCGTGCTAGCCGTGCGCTCTATCTCAAGCAAGTACAAGAGGAACGCCCGATGATAGAGTCATCGACCCCACAAAGTTCCCAACATGTCTTCGAGCCGCCATCTTCCCAAACGATCGATTCCGTTTCGAACGAGATGAAAGCATCCGCGCTTTGCACCGGTATAGCATCCTCGATCACTGCCGAAGCCCGGATCGAAAAACCAGCGTCAAATTTTGATCAAATATGTCCACTGGTAAATTCGGCTTCATCAAATTCTGTGATGAACAAGATGCCTGGTGCTGGTATTTTGTCATCTGATTCGCTGGTCAACTCATCCCCATGGTGCTTTGTCTCTGCTAAGTCGGGAATCAATTCTTCTCAGAACGAGCCCAAAGCCAAGCCAAGCAATCCATTCTGGAGTACAGCTCCCTTTTGTGGGTTTCCCAATCCACAGGAAATGAGCCGTTATCGCATTACTACGATGGCGGACGATCAGTTCCGTTCTGGAAACGCTGCTTTTCCAATCGAATTTGGATGTGATCGACAAGATCTCGTTTCCACCACCAAGGCGGAACCATCTGCTTCCCTGGAGAAAAAGGGGTGCAAACGTAAGCGTCAGGTCATGTCGCCTAAGAAAACAGTCTCGGTCAAGACCGGCAAATCTGACGCTGTATACGTGCGACACACGAATATGGACGTTCTCCTAGGTCGTGGCGGCACTACCAACGTTCACGTCGGAAATCAGCGCTTTTTGTCGGCTCGCGATGTGACACGCCCGCGCTACCAACGTATGAAGAGGACCGACAAGGCGCTCGTTGCTCAGGAGTTGGTCGACACGGTGCACGCTTGGGGAGGTCGGTTCCTAAAAAAAGCGAGGGCACAGCAATCCGATTTGTGGGTCGAAGTCGACATTGCTTCGGCTAGGAGAAAGGCGTCTCAAGCTCTTCGTGAAAAGATCCTTGAAAAGATCACTATAACACAACGCAAACCACAGCAAGAAAATACTTGA
- a CDS encoding predicted protein: protein MVNFGNKLVALEHKPWSDYYLDYARLKDILESIPDEEQVQQGTATQLDGSFEFIHVLNREVEKILLFFLQEQGEIAASLADCRRKHLGLISSSTSSADLDSLQTLYHEIALHLLHLIQYVDLNVTGIRKILKKHDKQLPNQQLAPIYLGRRGKPSILLQPLLADNDDSLNGLVLVLETSLRELKQTNHKSMVQLNRENPYANLPTDAIVLQIRAARRRLQQTSDFVQFLAASLMMSSEVSLMGEEEEEDDTTDEKAGQTKPSEFSNLLNLLSTFLYMTNYYIVAPSSGTYAEKLGGSAALSGIIIGMTPVAALVSTVLYSWWTSYSYKAALIFASSCSLIGNVLYATGLPYNSLALVMLGRLLNGFGSARSINRRYIADTFSRSQRTAASAAFVTAGALGMAAGPAVASLLHLTVSDSSLNLYWQVENSVGWFMAVAWAVYLVCLIMYFSDPHKKVHLASPKSESGEKKPLLTNGESDNNRLRDSGGMQQQDNPMWRNIPVMTTFWLYFVLKLVLECLLSSTSTLTLFYFGWRGDISGVYMAALGLLMLPANFVVAYFSKSYFDRELIMGLQVTMLLGCLIILQYSYNYSIAQYIVGSVIIFVSTNALEGPNMSLLSKTIPKSWAKGIFNIGLLATEAGTLGRAVGDVLLTACGEEGLQYLLNRSMGTMSLLSFVTLLVSYMVYDHLEPLDNDD from the exons ATGGTGAACTTTGGCAATAAGTTGGTGGCTCTGGAGCACAAACCGTGGTCCGACTACTACCTAGATTATGCCAGACTCAAGGATATTTTGGAGAGCATCCCAGATGAAGAGCAAGTGC aacaggGGACGGCAACGCAACTAGATGGATCCTTTGAGTTCATTCACGTTTTGAACCGCGAAGTGGAAAAGATACTCTTATTCTTTCTCCAAGAACAAGGAGAGATTGCCGCTAGCCTTGCCGACTGTCGGAGGAAGCATCTCGGATTAATCTCCTCCTCTACTTCTTCGGCA GATTTAGATTCCCTCCAAACGCTTTATCATGAAATTGCTCTGCACCTGTTACATCTAATCCAGTACGTCGATCTCAACGTGACCGGTATCCGCAAGATATTAAAAAAGCACGATAAGCAACTTCCCAATCAGCAGCTCGCGCCTATCTACCTGGGGCGTCGCGGCAAACCCAGCATTCTGCTTCAACCCTTGTTGGCGGACAACGATGATTCCCTCAACGGACTTGTGCTCGTGCTGGAAACGTCGCTCCGGGAACTCAAA CAAACAAATCATAAGTCCATGGTTCAGCTCAATCGGGAGAACCCGTACGCCAATTTGCCAACGGACGCTATCGTGCTTCAAATCCGCGCCGCGCGCAGGCGTTTGCAGCAGACTAGCGACTTTGTCCAGTTTCTAGCGGCTTCCCTCATGATGTCATCGGAGGTATCGCTGATGGgagaggaagaggaggaagatGATACCACCGACGAGAAAGCGGGACAAACCAAACCGTCCGAATTTTCCAATTTGCTCAACTTACTGTCGACGTTTTTGTACATGACCAACTACTACATTGTAGCACCGAGTTCCGGGACGTATGCCGAAAAGCTAGGCGGATCGGCCGCTCTGAGTGGAATCATTATCGGAATGACCCCCGTGGCGGCCTTGGTATCAACAGTTCTTTACAGTTGGTGGACGTCGTATTCGTACAAGGCCGCCTTGATCTTTGCTTCGTCTTGCAGCTTGATCGGAAACGTCTTATACGCTACTGGCCTGCCGTACAACTCTCTGGCTTTGGTAATGTTAGGACGACTACTGAATGGATTCGGGTCGGCCCGGTCCATTAATCGTCGGTACATTGCTGATACGTTTTCCAGGTCCCAAAGAACAGCCGCAAGTGCGGCATTTGTCACAGCTGGGGCCTTGGGAATGGCAGCTGGGCCAGCGGTAGCCAGTCTCTTGCACTTGACGGTATCAGATAGTAGTCTGAACTTGTATTGGCAAGTCGAGAATAGTGTGGGATGGTTCATGGCTGTCGCGTGGGCAGTTTATTTGGTCTGTTTGATAATGTACTTTTCCGATCCACATAAGAAAGTGCACTTGGCCTCTCCAAAATCAGAATCGGGTGAAAAGAAACCATTGCTGACTAATGGCGAGTCGGACAACAACAGGTTGCGGGATAGTGGTGGTATGCAACAGCAAGACAATCCCATGTGGAGAAACATTCCGGTCATGACGACCTTTTGGCTATACTTTGTACTCAAACTAGTCCTCGAATGCCTTTTGAGTTCGACTTCGACCTTGACTTTGTTCTACTTTGGATGGAGAGGCGATATCTCGGGAGTGTATATGGCAGCGCTGGGATTACTCATGCTGCCGGCCAACTTTGTTGTGGCCTACTTCTCTAAATCATACTTTGACCGCGAATTGATCATGGGATTACAAGTCACAATGTTACTTGGATGCTTGATCATTCTCCAGTACAGTTACAACTACAGTATTGCGCAGTACATAGTGGGTTCGGTTATTATATTTGTGAGTACCAACGCTCTGGAAGGACCCAACATGAGCCTTCTGTCCAAAACAATTCCAAAGTCTTGGGCCAAAGGAATCTTCAATATCGGACTGCTAGCTACTGAGGCTGGTACGCTTGGTCGTGCCGTTGGTGATGTCTTATTGACTGCATGTGGCGAAGAGGGCCTCCAGTATTTGCTGAATCGCTCTATGGGGACAATGTCGCTGTTAAGCTTCGTCACGCTGCTCGTATCGTACATGGTTTACGATCACCTTGAGCCTTTAGACAATGATGACTAG
- a CDS encoding predicted protein codes for MSSLRTHATTPPHAMDRARTRHRRRDRRVAVRRNEPRRDTVADHHDPYSPPYRRCSDATHSSPLPRQLPRRRDESWSRGASATSPRRALERPRYQRGGDGDSRWTVSARAASSSSSSGRPWSPPRHHRNASPESFRRCAPERHADVVSSPTKRIPEELLRIPEYRREYHGRRRYHQQPHAVAGVGAPTAEPSARARPVPGSIPSPTPPPLSNTNIGTINTTTTNTKTNTKAGIGGAQTGTGTDSETTRTHHSHGATNTATASITAATPDLTEASLTSLESNIMTTSVMTTFPNHDTTVSTTLPSHRTPTTVDRVPKEVRASSAVILHDSDDTESLAGEPRPNRNKKTGNTKDPTTREAVHVGARIEVVPSGNGAGGRATVIQQRVSSSDSSCYLRYDNGNREWIRLESRRWRLLADDGNSRRDHHSDRPPSLDAHTFLVKTALVAQKQPQLSGTENDRLSENEEEKPSRVDHCTAPTCRSAKGSTRITPAIGNADPSASRTVDELETTAVRSHVDPACLESNERDVNSKTSTSSRLLEAQRHADLDPFTTHQRQSETTVTEFDLGNLADENWVAAGAIPRDRDDDSDSDEEEIMEWASRMFGVARPQPTLDPSPAAAETDEKVFDWSAWGDVHIPISEKVKLGRRRKYQEVVDSEGASRRRAKKLKRARRKETRRMQMEAQDARIRAEDEDRRRKKEEARPLTTAEIQKILGEDDCCDESSNWVRRSARQPSKAAINSPLMKALVEKLRNNDSDMVVLKMKKYVNDPNAPQVVIDAALDALEENTNCEALYIQNFNEGMRDEQVLRLIKILQRPSCKIWNLNIGETYKVRAKTWRQFAQGLRDTKVTHMYASEHTISTELKDEIRSTIRDNRSKHSMHCDPENLNTIIRCTHCWWNPINTKSLRPYIKKRGYEFMLQNKEAQGLKGTMNGADLK; via the coding sequence ATGTCGTCACTGCGAACCCACGCGACGACTCCTCCGCACGCCATGGACCGTGCCCGCACTCGGCACCGTCGAAGGGACCGCCGGGTTGCGGTCCGACGGAACGAACCCCGACGCGACACCGTTGCGGATCACCACGACCCGTACAGTCCTCCGTACCGACGATGTTCCGACGCGACCCATTCGTCACCATTGCCACGACAATTACCGCGTCGGCGAGACGAATCGTGGTCGAGGGGGGCGTCTGCCACCAGTCCACGACGGGCTCTGGAACGACCTCGCTACCAACGCGGCGGGGACGGGGACTCCCGGTGGACGGTGTCGGCTCGTGCcgcctcgtcgtcgtcgtcgtcgggtCGGCCCTGGTCTCCTCCGCGACACCACCGGAATGCCTCACCGGAATCCTTCCGGCGATGCGCACCGGAACGACACGCGGACGTGGTGTCGTCCCCCACGAAGCGAATCCCGGAGGAGTTGTTGCGTATACCAGAGTACCGACGAGAATATCATGGGCGTCGTCGGTATCACCAGCAACCACACGCCGTGGCCGGTGTCGGTGCTCCGACGGCAGAGCCGTCCGCACGGGCACGTCCCGTGCCGGGCTCCATTCCCTCGCCAACACCGCCGCCTCTCTCGAATACCAATATCGGTACGATTAAtactacgacgacgaatacCAAAACCAATACGAAAGCCGGTATCGGTGGTGCTCAAACTGGCACCGGTACCGACTCGGAGACGACCCGGACCCACCACAGTCACGGTGCCACGAACACGGCCACGGCCAGTATCACGGCCGCGACACCGGATTTGACGGAAGCTTCCTTGACGAGTCTGGAATCCAACATTATGACGACGAGTGTAATGACGACTTTTCCCAACCACGACACCACCGTCTCCACGACGTTGCCGTCCCACCGGACGCCAACAACGGTCGATCGGGTCCCCAAGGAAGTCCGCGCGTCCTCCGCCGTCATTCTCcacgacagtgacgacacGGAATCTCTCGCGGGAGAGCCGCGACCGAATCggaacaaaaagacgggCAACACCAAAGATCCGACGACCCGCGAGGCCGTGCACGTGGGCGCCCGCATTGAAGTCGTTCCGTCCGGAAATGGCGCTGGCGGCCGGGCGACCGTCATCCAGCAACGCGTctcttcttccgattccAGTTGCTACCTCCGTTACGATAATGGGAACCGGGAATGGATTCGGCTCGAGTCGCGTCGCTGGCGATTGCTGGCGGACGACGGTAATTCTCGCCGTGATCACCACAGTGACCGCCCACCGTCACTCGATGCCCATACTTTTCTCGTGAAAACTGCCCTTGTGGCACAAAAGCAACCGCAGCTTTCCGGTACGGAGAACGATCGGCTGTCGGAGAACGAAGAGGAAAAACCATCACGGGTTGACCATTGCACCGCGCCAACGTGCCGTTCGGCAAAGGGATCGACCAGGATTACCCCTGCAATAGGGAATGCCGACCCGTCTGCCTCCCGTACGGTAGACGAATTGGAGACGACCGCCGTTAGGTCCCACGTCGACCCGGCTTGTCTCGAGTCTAATGAGCGAGACGTGAATTCGAAAACGTCCACGTCGTCTCGCTTACTTGAAGCACAGCGACACGCCGATCTGGATCCATTCACGACGCACCAACGCCAATCCGAGACTACGGTAACGGAGTTTGATTTGGGGAATCTAGCAGACGAGAATTGGGTGGCTGCAGGGGCGATTCCTCGTGATAgggacgacgattccgattcagacgaggaagaaataATGGAGTGGGCCTCGCGCATGTTTGGTGTTGCTCGACCCCAGCCTACACTCGATCCTTCACCTGCCGCTGCGGAAACAGATGAGAAAGTATTTGATTGGTCCGCTTGGGGAGACGTCCATATACCCATCTCGGAAAAAGTCAAGTTGGGCCGACGCCGTAAATACCAAGAAGTGGTGGACAGCGAGGGGGCATCCCGGAGGCGGGCAAAAAAGTTGAAACGTGCACGCCGCAAGGAAACGCGTCGGATGCAAATGGAGGCGCAAGACGCCCGGATCAGGGCCGAAGATGAGGATCGTCgacggaaaaaggaagaagcacGGCCTTTGACGACCGCAGAGATTCAAAAGATCCTGGGGGAAGATGACTGTTGCGACGAATCGTCCAATTGGGTACGGCGGTCGGCTCGCCAGCCATCCAAGGCTGCCATTAATTCACCATTGATGAAGGCGCTGGTAGAAAAACTCCGCAACAATGATTCAGACATGGTTGTGCTCAAAATGAAAAAGTACGTGAATGATCCGAATGCGCCACAAGTCGTCATCGATGCGGCCTTGGATGCGTTGGAGGAAAACACGAACTGTGAAGCGCTTTACATTCAGAATTTCAATGAAGGGATGCGGGATGAGCAAGTGCTTCGTTTAATCAAGATTTTGCAGCGACCATCCTGCAAAATTTGGAATCTCAATATCGGAGAAACCTACAAGGTTCGAGCCAAGACGTGGAGACAGTTTGCACAGGGACTAAGGGATACCAAGGTGACTCACATGTACGCGTCAGAGCATACCATTTCGACGGAGCTCAAGGACGAAATTAGATCCACGATTCGGGACAACCGATCCAAGCACAGCATGCATTGTGATCCAGAAAATTTGAATACCATAATTCGCTGCACCCACTGTTGGTGGAACCCAATCAATACTAAATCTCTACGCCCGTACATTAAAAAGCGGGGCTACGAATTTATGCTACAAAACAAGGAGGCTCAAGGGTTGAAGGGAACAATGAACGGGGCAGATCTAAAGTGA
- the KAS1 gene encoding beta ketoacyl-coa synthase (beta ketoacyl-CoA synthase. Condensing enzyme. Involved in the elongation of acyl-CoAs by 2 carbons. Not predicted to be plastid targeted by TargetP.), producing MAPQQRNPVLNEDGNTGMRRVDSEASDMSELGNDTRAQDYRIRKSSLIGMIDWGHVMVSHLPLLMVVGILTLVAQIVHQVVIELGLQNIDWSVQTVSTICHAIKELFRDLYASIMESRGFDLFSPAVKTTALLLFLGAWWMRRKSPVYLLSFATFKAPDSWKMSHAQIVEIMRRQGCFSEDSLEFMGKILARSGTGQATAWPPGITRCLQDENTKADRSIEAARREAEIVIFDVVEKALQKARVRPQDIDILIINCSLFSPTPSLCAMVLSHFGMRSDVATFNLSGMGCSASLISIDLAKSLLGTRPNSKALVVSTEIITPALYHGSDRGFLIQNTLFRCGGAAMVLSNSWYDGRRAWYKLLHTVRVQGTNEAAVSCVYETEDAQGHQGVRLSKDIVKVAGKCMEKNFTVLGPSVLPLTEQAKVVVSIAARFVLKKFEGYTKRKVPSIRPYVPDFKRGIDHFCIHAGGRAVIDGIEKNMQLQMYHTEASRMTLLNYGNTSSSSIWYELEYIQDQQKTNPLKKGDRVLQVAFGSGFKCTSGVWLKL from the exons ATGGCTCCGCAACAACGAAACCCCGTACTCAATGAAGACGGAAACACGGGGATGCGACGGGTGGACTCCGAGGCTTCCGACATGAGTGAACTCGGCAACGATACACGAGCGCAAGACTATCGCATCCGTAAGAGTTCCTTGATTGG AATGATCGACTGGGGGCACGTTATGGTGTCCCATCTTCCCTTGCTCATGGTCGTGGGTATCCTGACGCTGGTGGCGCAGATTGTGCACCAGGTTGTAATTGAACTCGGTCTGCAAAACATTGACTGGTCCGTGCAGACCGTGTCGACCATCTGTCACGCCATCAAGGAGCTCTTTCGCGATTTGTACGCTTCCATTATGGAAAGTCGCGGCTTTGACTTATTCTCCCCCGCCGTCAAAACCACCGCcctcctgttgttcctcggCGCCTGGTGGATGAGACGCAAGAGCCCCGTCTATCTTTTGTCCTTTGCAACCTTCAAGGCCCCGGATTCTTGGAAAATGTCGCACGCACAGATTGTGGAAATTATGCGCCGTCAAGGGTGCTTTTCCGAAGACTCGCTCGAATTCATGGGCAAAATTCTGGCGCGCTCGGGTACCGGCCAAGCCACGGCTTGGCCTCCGGGCATAACCCGCTGTCTACAGGACGAAAACACCAAAGCTGATCGGTCCATCGAAGCGGCACGCCGCGAAGCCGAGATCGTCATCTTTGACGTCGTCGAAAAGGCTCTCCAAAAAGCCCGCGTCCGGCCCCAAGACATTGACATTCTCATTATCAACTGCAGTTTGTTCAGCCCAACTCCCTCGTTGTGCGCCATGGTACTGTCCCACTTTGGCATGCGCAGCGACGTTGCCACCTTCAATTTGTCCGGCATGGGCTGTTCCGCCTCGCTCATTAGCATCGATCTCGCCAAATCCCTCTTGGGCACCCGGCCGAATAGCAAGGCCCTCGTGGTGAGTACGGAAATCATCACGCCCGCCTTGTACCACGGCAGCGACCGGGGCTTTTTGATCCAAAACACGCTcttccgctgcggcggagCCGCCATGGTGTTGAGCAATTCCTGGTACGACGGTCGCCGCGCCTGGTACAAGCTGCTACACACGGTCCGGGTGCAGGGCACCAACGAAGCCGCCGTCTCGTGCGTCTACGAAACCGAAGACGCCCAGGGACATCAGGGTGTACGCTTGAGTAAGGATATCGTCAAGGTGGCGGGCAAATGCATGGAAAAGAACTTTACCGTTTTGGGTCCGTCCGTGCTACCGCTGACGGAGCAAGCCAAGGTGGTGGTGTCGATTGCCGCCCGGTTTGTTCTGAAAAAGTTCGAAGGGTACACGAAACGCAAGGTACCGTCGATTCGGCCGTACGTGCCGGATTTCAAACGCGGCATCGACCACTTTTGTATCCACGCCGGGGGACGTGCCGTGATTGACGGTATCGAAAAGAATATGCAGCTGCAAATGTACCACACCGAGGCGTCGCGTATGACGCTACTGAATTACGGCAACAcgagcagcagcagtatcTGGTACGAGTTGGAGTACATTCAGGACCAGCAAAAGACGAATCCGCTGAAAAAGGGCGACCGGGTATTGCAAGTGGCGTTCGGGTCCGGCTTCAAGTGCACGTCCGGGGTGTGGCTCAAGCTCTAA
- a CDS encoding predicted protein: MATKKAGGSSGNGRDSIGRRLGIKIWPNMSAIAGNILVRQRGQKFRAGTNVGMGKDHTLFAKADGVVSMTRLESNRKRNVVHVL; encoded by the coding sequence ATGGCGACCAAGAAAGCCGGCGGCTCGTCGGGCAACGGTCGGGATTCCATCGGACGACGCCTCGGCATCAAGATCTGGCCCAATATGTCGGCGATTGCGGGTAATATTCTCGTCCGACAGCGGGGTCAAAAGTTCCGGGCGGGCACCAACGTGGGAATGGGTAAGGATCACACACTCTTCGCCAAAGCCGACGGGGTTGTCTCCATGACCCGACTCGAGAGTAACCGTAAACGCAACGTGGTGCACGTCCTGTAG